One genomic region from Alteromonas pelagimontana encodes:
- a CDS encoding porin, whose amino-acid sequence MKTRFKTFLAISAFATISPITMAEELPFEIGGHVRLNYSYRDWQEPALRDGLEFESLRLTVSGEYEKFSYKADYRWYENTDFNTVRYADLTYTHDEYVKVTAGITKVPFGLLPFASNSFWFSGNYYIGFEDDYDAGFVAEYERAGWSFQAGYFLNDEYNNAGKFGRYSFDIADDGEFRNQEDGQYNVRVNYTGTFIPRSLTEVGASYQHGDVLNLDTLNDGDMSAYAVHVRHIQGPVKLELQYTDYEYNLAVPEGQTADRLALSAYEAPFLIASAGKTYLSNLVYTLPYKFKSVSDIKCYSEYSRISPDIDAGRSSTQWVNGCSFGWSKLFVYVDSIQGKNMWFAGGSGIGLDFEDFPETTHRLNISVGVYF is encoded by the coding sequence ATGAAAACACGATTCAAAACGTTCCTGGCAATTAGCGCGTTTGCCACAATTTCGCCCATAACAATGGCAGAAGAATTGCCGTTCGAAATCGGCGGACATGTCAGGTTAAATTATAGTTACCGAGACTGGCAGGAACCCGCTTTACGCGATGGTTTGGAGTTTGAGTCGTTGCGTCTGACGGTATCTGGCGAGTACGAAAAATTTAGTTATAAAGCAGATTACCGATGGTATGAAAATACCGATTTTAACACCGTTCGCTACGCCGATCTTACCTATACCCATGATGAATATGTCAAGGTTACAGCTGGAATAACCAAAGTGCCTTTTGGCTTGTTACCTTTCGCCTCTAACAGCTTCTGGTTCTCAGGTAACTACTATATCGGTTTTGAAGATGATTATGACGCTGGCTTCGTAGCTGAATATGAACGCGCTGGATGGTCTTTCCAGGCGGGCTACTTTCTCAATGATGAATATAACAACGCGGGAAAGTTTGGTCGCTATTCGTTTGATATTGCCGATGATGGTGAATTTCGCAATCAGGAAGACGGTCAATATAACGTGCGCGTGAATTACACGGGCACGTTTATTCCACGATCCCTCACAGAAGTCGGCGCTTCTTATCAGCATGGCGACGTGCTTAATCTCGACACGCTAAACGATGGCGACATGTCGGCGTACGCAGTTCATGTTCGTCACATACAAGGCCCGGTGAAATTAGAGCTACAATACACTGATTATGAATATAATTTAGCCGTACCTGAAGGACAAACTGCTGATCGCCTGGCGCTGTCTGCCTATGAAGCCCCTTTTCTGATAGCCAGTGCGGGTAAAACTTATCTTTCCAATCTGGTTTACACGTTGCCATATAAGTTCAAATCGGTGTCTGATATTAAATGCTATTCTGAATATAGCCGCATAAGTCCAGACATTGATGCAGGACGATCAAGCACGCAATGGGTGAATGGTTGCAGCTTTGGCTGGTCCAAGTTGTTTGTTTATGTCGACAGTATCCAAGGAAAAAACATGTGGTTTGCCGGCGGTTCCGGTATTGGATTGGACTTTGAGGATTTTCCTGAAACTACGCACCGGCTGAATATCAGTGTTGGCGTTTACTTTTAG
- a CDS encoding substrate-binding periplasmic protein, with translation MRLLLTFLILLTLIPTQAFAHAWLKLKIATTEYAPYTSTSMEHSGYINHIITQAFLETGVVVEFTAMSWEEALEATRKGEYDAVSYGNFIRSREREFWHSDPISVENLVFYVNKKTGPKNWQALSDLKQYKMGITKDYLYTDEIEAYVKSAPTIVTAPTDNANFDALINGDIDLFPIDQLTGWYILQKDFNEIDRASIQTIEPRISSVTTHLLVPKGNADERLILELFNKGLKQLKLQGEMERFKTLLREGFYQYPEKPVNYDRR, from the coding sequence ATGCGATTACTACTAACTTTTTTAATTTTGCTGACCCTGATCCCCACTCAGGCTTTTGCCCACGCCTGGCTTAAACTTAAGATAGCGACCACGGAATACGCGCCTTATACGTCTACTTCGATGGAACACAGCGGCTATATTAATCATATTATTACGCAGGCATTCTTGGAAACCGGGGTGGTCGTCGAGTTCACCGCAATGTCGTGGGAAGAGGCGCTTGAAGCGACGCGCAAGGGCGAATATGACGCAGTATCTTACGGCAATTTCATCCGCTCCCGCGAGCGTGAATTCTGGCACAGTGATCCGATATCGGTAGAGAATCTTGTTTTTTACGTCAATAAAAAAACTGGTCCGAAGAATTGGCAAGCGCTGAGCGATCTAAAGCAATATAAGATGGGGATCACGAAAGATTATTTGTATACCGATGAAATAGAAGCTTATGTTAAATCTGCGCCTACAATCGTTACCGCCCCCACCGACAACGCCAACTTCGATGCGTTAATTAACGGCGATATCGATTTATTCCCGATTGATCAGTTAACGGGCTGGTACATCCTGCAGAAAGATTTCAACGAGATTGATCGCGCCAGCATTCAGACCATAGAACCGCGCATATCCTCTGTAACGACGCATTTACTCGTGCCCAAAGGTAATGCTGATGAACGCTTAATACTGGAGCTATTCAACAAGGGCCTGAAACAACTGAAATTGCAGGGCGAGATGGAACGCTTTAAGACCTTACTGCGTGAGGGATTTTATCAGTATCCAGAAAAGCCGGTTAATTATGATCGACGGTAA
- a CDS encoding LLM class flavin-dependent oxidoreductase, translating to MSSPIPFSILDLAPLGENQTVRDAIQNTNSLAITAEKNGYHRVWLAEHHGMRAVASAATSVMLAGVGAVTDKIRIGAGGIMLPNHSPLVIAEQFGTLAAMYPDRVDLGLGRAPGTDMATARALRRNLHGDVDDYPSDVALLQDYLSDDDGSRQPVAIPGAGSKVPLWLLGSSLYSAQLAGKMGLPFSFASHFAPDMLFDAIRIYRMNFTPSAQLRQPYVSAGVMASVADDTATAAHLFTSVQQQFTNLRRSANRPIPRPVDDIHAVLSEMELHALNSTLRYAVVGNPGEAEQKLRKIIEATEIDELILSFPIHDIEQRLHAIELVGKLDGVMQKQLWATQ from the coding sequence ATGTCCTCCCCGATCCCTTTTTCGATTCTTGATCTTGCCCCGCTGGGCGAAAATCAAACCGTCAGAGATGCCATTCAAAACACTAATTCGCTGGCAATCACCGCTGAAAAGAACGGCTACCATCGCGTTTGGTTGGCCGAACATCATGGCATGCGAGCTGTAGCAAGCGCCGCTACGTCGGTGATGCTGGCAGGTGTCGGTGCTGTCACCGATAAAATTAGAATTGGCGCTGGCGGTATTATGCTGCCCAATCACTCGCCGCTAGTCATTGCAGAGCAGTTTGGCACATTGGCCGCAATGTACCCGGACAGAGTTGATTTAGGGCTAGGCCGCGCGCCCGGAACAGATATGGCTACCGCTCGGGCCCTTCGGCGCAATCTTCATGGCGATGTAGATGATTATCCCTCTGATGTGGCGTTATTGCAGGATTATCTCTCAGACGATGACGGCAGTAGGCAACCTGTTGCTATTCCAGGCGCAGGCTCGAAGGTGCCGTTGTGGCTGCTGGGTTCCAGCCTTTATTCAGCGCAGCTGGCCGGTAAAATGGGACTGCCCTTTTCGTTTGCGTCGCACTTTGCACCCGATATGTTATTTGACGCCATTCGAATTTATCGCATGAACTTTACGCCTTCTGCACAACTGCGCCAGCCTTACGTTTCAGCCGGTGTAATGGCATCGGTGGCTGACGATACCGCAACCGCTGCTCATTTGTTTACATCGGTCCAGCAGCAATTTACTAACTTGCGTCGCAGCGCCAACCGTCCTATTCCCAGGCCAGTGGATGATATCCACGCGGTGCTATCGGAAATGGAATTACATGCGCTTAACAGCACTTTACGATATGCCGTAGTAGGCAATCCTGGTGAGGCAGAACAAAAATTGCGAAAAATTATTGAAGCCACAGAAATTGACGAGCTAATTCTTTCATTCCCGATCCACGACATCGAACAGCGGCTACATGCTATCGAACTGGTCGGTAAGCTAGACGGCGTGATGCAAAAGCAATTATGGGCGACGCAATAG
- a CDS encoding SDR family oxidoreductase, with protein MQEKTVFITGASSGIGKATARLLVKSGHKVALTARSKDKLEALVNELGNENAFAVAADATNFDELKNAVDKTIEHYGKLDAAFANAGKGVSKAGTEEGDPDEWAQMIDININALLWTAKLTLPHLRKSQGHFLLTSSAAGRTSIKGSIYGATKWFAYGFGRNLAEEMKEWKGRCTTICPGMVNTPFFDEDKEDKLQPDDVAEAVLYAINANPRNSVREVYLMPAY; from the coding sequence ATGCAAGAAAAAACAGTATTTATTACCGGTGCCTCTAGCGGAATAGGTAAAGCGACCGCTCGACTTTTGGTAAAAAGCGGGCATAAAGTTGCGTTAACCGCCAGAAGTAAAGATAAACTTGAAGCCCTGGTAAATGAGCTGGGAAACGAGAATGCGTTTGCTGTGGCAGCCGATGCCACCAATTTTGATGAATTAAAAAATGCGGTGGATAAAACCATTGAGCATTATGGCAAACTCGATGCTGCCTTTGCCAACGCCGGCAAGGGGGTATCAAAGGCAGGTACGGAAGAGGGTGACCCCGACGAGTGGGCCCAGATGATCGATATCAATATTAACGCGCTGCTGTGGACAGCCAAGCTTACCCTTCCCCACTTGCGAAAATCTCAAGGGCACTTCCTGTTAACCAGTTCAGCCGCAGGCAGAACCAGTATCAAAGGCTCAATCTATGGCGCCACAAAATGGTTTGCGTATGGTTTTGGCCGCAATTTAGCAGAGGAAATGAAAGAATGGAAAGGACGGTGCACCACTATTTGCCCTGGCATGGTAAATACGCCGTTTTTTGACGAAGATAAGGAAGACAAGCTGCAACCGGACGATGTCGCTGAAGCAGTGTTATATGCCATCAACGCAAACCCGCGCAATAGCGTGAGAGAAGTTTACCTGATGCCCGCTTATTAG
- a CDS encoding sulfatase family protein — MVRFFKAMLKPLGFLLITSLGFSALAAETKTDKPRNVIFVLMDDLRYDGMGFLQEELETPNIDQLAQTGVYFPNAVVTSSLCSPSRATILTGMTARNHHIVDNNNSSEEGLIFFPKYMQDVGYKTGFFGKWHMGEDSDGPREGFDKWVSFAGQGSYFPKDGIPPHLLEQGMVNQLNVDGKHVDQQGYITDELTDYAMNWLKNDVKKDQPFFLYLSHKAVHSDAKPAKRHQGQYADTEFKLPDSAVVTEEDAKNKPMWVHNQRNSWHGTDFFYASDRTMEEYLKDYYATLSAVDESLGKLVQYLKDEGLYENTMVVFYSDNGFLIGDHGLIDKRNAYEGSVRVPLVISAPGLLPQGQTNEALVRNLDMAPTFLELAGAKKPAQFEGKSFLPVASGKVKQANWDEPDFVYEYYWEWSFPMTPTTFAIRRDNLKYIQYHGVWDIEELYDLEKDPEERHNLIRDPKYAEKLLPLRKALYASLRPADGSKPAVPFNARLAEGMNLRKRDGLKAAPFPDWWLVEPNRKDIFMGLFPDTPLKIEKQRKGEMYFPFMEKSSKEESTR, encoded by the coding sequence ATGGTACGTTTTTTCAAGGCAATGCTGAAGCCTCTGGGCTTCCTGCTTATTACCAGCCTTGGTTTTTCTGCATTGGCAGCTGAAACAAAAACCGATAAACCACGAAATGTTATTTTTGTTTTGATGGACGACTTGAGATATGACGGCATGGGGTTTCTGCAGGAAGAGCTGGAAACACCCAACATTGATCAACTGGCACAAACCGGCGTTTATTTTCCTAACGCGGTAGTGACGTCTTCACTCTGTTCTCCTAGTCGGGCCACCATTCTTACTGGTATGACGGCCCGTAATCATCACATTGTCGATAACAACAATTCCAGTGAAGAAGGACTGATATTTTTTCCTAAATATATGCAGGACGTCGGGTACAAAACCGGCTTTTTTGGAAAATGGCACATGGGTGAAGATTCAGATGGGCCACGGGAAGGTTTTGATAAATGGGTGAGCTTCGCGGGGCAGGGCAGTTATTTTCCAAAAGACGGGATTCCACCGCATTTACTGGAACAGGGAATGGTCAATCAACTTAATGTTGATGGCAAGCACGTAGACCAGCAGGGTTATATTACTGACGAACTGACCGACTACGCAATGAACTGGCTTAAAAATGATGTGAAGAAGGACCAACCTTTCTTTCTTTATTTAAGTCATAAGGCTGTCCATTCCGATGCGAAACCCGCCAAACGACATCAGGGTCAGTACGCAGATACTGAATTTAAATTGCCTGACTCTGCTGTGGTGACCGAAGAGGATGCTAAGAATAAACCGATGTGGGTCCACAACCAGCGCAACAGTTGGCATGGCACGGACTTTTTCTATGCCAGTGACCGGACAATGGAAGAATATCTTAAGGACTATTACGCCACACTGTCTGCGGTAGATGAAAGTCTCGGTAAGTTAGTTCAGTACCTGAAAGACGAAGGCTTGTATGAAAATACAATGGTGGTTTTTTATAGTGATAACGGGTTTTTAATAGGCGATCACGGTTTAATAGATAAGCGCAATGCTTATGAAGGTTCCGTGCGCGTACCGCTGGTTATTAGTGCACCGGGTTTGCTTCCCCAAGGGCAAACCAACGAAGCGCTGGTTCGAAACCTGGATATGGCGCCGACTTTTCTGGAACTGGCTGGCGCGAAAAAACCCGCGCAGTTTGAAGGTAAGAGTTTTCTACCCGTAGCATCAGGCAAGGTTAAGCAAGCGAACTGGGATGAGCCGGATTTTGTCTACGAATATTATTGGGAATGGTCTTTCCCAATGACGCCTACCACTTTTGCTATTCGTCGCGATAACTTAAAATACATTCAATATCACGGCGTTTGGGACATTGAAGAGTTGTATGACTTGGAAAAGGATCCTGAAGAACGTCACAACCTTATCCGCGATCCTAAATATGCTGAGAAACTGCTGCCATTGCGCAAAGCTCTTTATGCGTCGCTTCGTCCAGCAGATGGAAGCAAGCCTGCGGTGCCTTTTAATGCCCGGTTAGCCGAAGGCATGAACCTGCGTAAGCGGGACGGTTTGAAAGCCGCGCCCTTCCCGGATTGGTGGTTAGTTGAACCCAACCGTAAAGACATATTCATGGGCTTGTTCCCAGACACGCCATTGAAAATCGAAAAACAGCGCAAAGGGGAGATGTATTTTCCATTTATGGAAAAGAGCAGCAAAGAAGAATCTACACGCTAA
- a CDS encoding glycoside hydrolase family 78 protein, with protein sequence MDISRRRVMNGVVVTASVLALPVCWQPLSADEFLSRVESNSNTELLSEQNINTQCLAVPSFSWQIPGYPPRSQGAYRLVVANSESALLTRQGLTWDSGKVENPQVHNIRYLGDSLAVASQYFWQVEVWAHSSKFLGVSNVGQWGSDSPPAQLLTSNIQMNIHNTKPA encoded by the coding sequence ATGGATATATCCAGAAGACGCGTAATGAACGGCGTAGTTGTCACCGCTTCTGTGCTAGCTCTGCCGGTATGTTGGCAGCCGTTGTCTGCCGACGAGTTTTTGTCGCGGGTAGAAAGTAATTCGAATACGGAATTGCTGAGCGAGCAGAATATCAATACCCAATGCTTGGCAGTGCCTTCCTTTAGCTGGCAAATTCCAGGCTATCCGCCTCGCTCTCAAGGCGCTTATCGATTGGTAGTGGCCAATAGTGAAAGCGCACTGCTGACGCGCCAGGGACTAACCTGGGATTCAGGAAAAGTGGAAAACCCGCAAGTGCATAATATTCGCTATTTAGGAGATTCTCTCGCGGTAGCATCGCAGTATTTCTGGCAAGTCGAAGTCTGGGCGCACAGCAGCAAGTTTCTTGGTGTAAGCAACGTTGGCCAATGGGGCAGCGATTCACCGCCCGCGCAACTTCTTACCAGCAACATTCAGATGAATATACACAACACCAAACCCGCTTAA
- a CDS encoding response regulator, whose amino-acid sequence MSFNVLICDDSSLARKMARRSLPRGLAKEVFQASNGQEALAVISQHPVELLILDLTMPILDGVGVLEEIRAQMLEVFVVVVSGDIQPQMREKVLKLGALDFIPKPVDTRQLSDTLHRFGLY is encoded by the coding sequence GTGAGCTTTAACGTATTGATTTGTGATGACTCGTCATTGGCCAGAAAAATGGCCCGGCGGAGCTTACCCCGGGGCTTAGCCAAGGAAGTATTCCAGGCATCTAACGGGCAGGAGGCACTAGCAGTTATTTCGCAGCACCCGGTCGAGTTACTCATACTGGATTTAACCATGCCGATTCTGGATGGGGTAGGCGTGCTTGAAGAAATTCGTGCTCAAATGCTGGAGGTATTTGTGGTTGTGGTTTCCGGTGATATTCAACCTCAAATGCGAGAAAAAGTGCTTAAGCTAGGAGCTCTGGACTTCATTCCCAAACCCGTAGATACCCGCCAGCTTTCTGATACCTTACATCGATTTGGACTTTACTAA
- a CDS encoding 3-keto-disaccharide hydrolase, whose amino-acid sequence MSYLFTITLLFLISFQATAQEWKPLFDANMSQWESYLSYRHDAAYDGTAPKDSAGNVIPPIGVGNGIDDFGVFTIAMQDNQPVLRVSGEIYGAVTTLASFRNYRFKVQFRWGDKKWPPREALLKDSGILYHAQGAHGQEYYRSWMLSQEFQIMQGHIGDYWSQATSAIDIRAYLPEYVMNPVADESQPFISVGENQPYKGFVLRKENAEKPQGEWNTLELITYEGKSLHIVNGKVVMVLKNSRYVEDGKAVPLDEGKIQLQSEAAEIYYRAAAIQQLDTMPEQYQRYFQ is encoded by the coding sequence ATGTCATATCTGTTTACGATCACCTTACTGTTTTTAATTTCATTCCAAGCCACTGCACAAGAATGGAAACCCTTATTTGATGCGAACATGTCGCAGTGGGAAAGCTATTTAAGCTATCGCCACGATGCCGCCTACGATGGCACCGCGCCGAAGGATAGTGCCGGGAACGTAATTCCGCCGATAGGCGTGGGTAACGGTATCGACGACTTTGGGGTGTTTACGATAGCAATGCAGGATAATCAGCCCGTACTGCGGGTAAGCGGGGAGATTTATGGTGCAGTGACTACGTTGGCTTCATTTCGAAACTACCGCTTTAAAGTGCAGTTTCGTTGGGGCGATAAAAAATGGCCGCCGCGCGAAGCACTGCTAAAAGACAGCGGGATCCTTTACCATGCCCAAGGCGCACACGGTCAGGAATACTACCGTTCGTGGATGTTGTCGCAGGAGTTTCAGATTATGCAGGGCCACATTGGCGATTACTGGAGTCAAGCGACCTCAGCCATTGATATTCGCGCCTACTTACCGGAATACGTAATGAATCCTGTGGCTGATGAGAGCCAGCCATTTATTAGCGTAGGGGAAAATCAACCGTATAAAGGCTTTGTGCTGCGTAAAGAAAACGCTGAGAAACCACAAGGTGAATGGAACACGCTGGAGCTAATCACCTATGAAGGAAAAAGCTTACATATAGTGAATGGAAAAGTAGTCATGGTGCTGAAAAATTCCCGCTACGTGGAAGATGGCAAGGCTGTGCCTTTGGATGAAGGCAAGATACAGCTGCAAAGTGAGGCCGCAGAGATATACTATCGCGCCGCCGCTATTCAACAGCTTGACACTATGCCAGAGCAGTATCAGCGTTACTTTCAATAG
- a CDS encoding response regulator transcription factor, which yields MKVLIIEDDSVVAAHVAQGLRAADHYCEVIANGKEGLDKATNERFDVIVLDIMLPQLDGISVLNVLRQKNILTPVLLLSAKAQVEDKVNGLRSGANDYLTKPFAIEELVARVEGLAGRATSPRSTSLSVGDLTLDLLNRRVMRGETEIGLQAKEFQLLEYLLRHRGEVVTRSMLLENVWNYHFDPQTNLIDVHISRLRQKVDKTFNIPLIETVRGAGYRIADSFS from the coding sequence ATGAAAGTACTAATAATAGAAGATGATTCGGTAGTCGCAGCGCATGTCGCACAAGGTCTGCGCGCTGCGGATCATTATTGCGAAGTGATTGCAAATGGTAAGGAGGGTCTCGATAAGGCTACAAATGAGCGCTTTGACGTTATTGTGCTGGACATTATGCTACCTCAGCTTGATGGCATTAGCGTGCTGAATGTTCTCCGGCAGAAAAATATACTTACGCCGGTATTACTATTAAGTGCAAAGGCTCAGGTGGAAGATAAAGTCAATGGACTGCGTTCTGGAGCAAACGATTACCTTACCAAGCCCTTTGCTATCGAAGAGTTAGTTGCCCGTGTCGAAGGGCTGGCAGGACGTGCCACTAGTCCCCGGTCCACCAGCCTGTCAGTCGGCGACTTAACCCTGGATTTGCTGAATCGGCGTGTGATGCGGGGTGAAACCGAAATTGGTTTACAGGCGAAAGAGTTTCAGTTACTGGAATATCTTTTACGTCATCGAGGCGAGGTGGTAACCCGAAGTATGTTGCTGGAAAATGTGTGGAATTATCATTTCGATCCGCAGACAAATCTTATTGATGTCCATATCAGTCGGTTGAGACAGAAAGTAGATAAAACCTTTAATATTCCTCTTATAGAAACCGTTCGCGGTGCGGGTTACAGGATAGCGGATAGCTTTTCGTAA
- a CDS encoding 1-aminocyclopropane-1-carboxylate deaminase/D-cysteine desulfhydrase, with protein MSVPNLSPAVLQARLKIEAPSPVERFQPFWAGAEKVEICIKRDDLLHPIISGNKWRKLKYALLSLPPGTRQIISFGGGFSNHLHALAYACFKLDIAFTAIVRGDYSKKLTQTLEDIKKWGARLRFVTRIEYQKKEDNTYLAALLKEFSDAVIIPEGGSQLAAIQGVSEIVEEQQHQSDIIMAPVGSGATLAGLINSASSSQQVIGVATLKGENYLESLVERLLPDSTHADWKILHNYHHGGYAKSSAELRRFCADTTSTYKIPLEPVYSGKLFFAAQQLISSGYFAPGTRIMLLHTGGLQGARTK; from the coding sequence ATGAGCGTTCCTAATCTTTCGCCAGCCGTGCTACAAGCTCGCTTAAAAATTGAAGCCCCCTCCCCCGTGGAACGGTTTCAGCCTTTCTGGGCGGGCGCGGAAAAAGTAGAAATATGCATTAAACGTGATGATTTACTTCATCCTATTATCTCAGGCAACAAATGGCGCAAACTTAAGTACGCGCTGTTGAGCCTGCCACCGGGCACCAGGCAGATTATCAGCTTTGGCGGCGGCTTCTCCAACCACTTACATGCTCTCGCCTATGCTTGCTTTAAACTTGATATTGCCTTCACTGCAATAGTTCGAGGGGATTATTCCAAAAAGCTCACCCAAACCCTCGAAGATATAAAAAAGTGGGGGGCCAGGCTTCGTTTTGTTACTCGAATTGAGTACCAGAAAAAGGAAGATAACACCTATCTTGCTGCGCTTTTAAAAGAATTTTCCGATGCTGTAATCATTCCGGAAGGCGGTAGTCAGCTCGCAGCTATTCAAGGTGTAAGTGAAATAGTAGAGGAACAGCAACATCAATCCGATATCATTATGGCACCGGTAGGCAGTGGAGCCACACTGGCTGGCTTAATCAACAGTGCCAGTTCCTCTCAACAGGTTATAGGCGTGGCTACGTTAAAAGGAGAAAATTATTTGGAATCGCTGGTAGAACGGCTGTTGCCCGATTCCACGCATGCGGATTGGAAGATCCTTCACAACTACCACCACGGCGGTTATGCAAAATCATCTGCCGAATTGCGTCGGTTTTGTGCCGACACCACGTCCACCTATAAAATTCCGCTTGAGCCGGTGTACTCAGGAAAACTATTTTTTGCTGCTCAGCAGCTGATTAGCAGTGGATATTTTGCGCCGGGTACACGCATAATGTTGCTGCATACTGGGGGCTTACAAGGCGCGCGCACGAAGTGA
- a CDS encoding saccharopine dehydrogenase family protein, which produces MSRVLIIGAGGVAAVTVKKCARLPEHFDEIYLASRTVSKCEALQKEVGADRVKAVFAVDADNASEVEALINKVKPDLVINLALPYQDLPIMDACLAANVDYLDTANYEPKDVAKFEYSWQWAYQDKFQKQGLMALLGSGFDPGVTNVYTAYAAKHYFDEIHYLDIVDCNGGDHGQAFATNFNPEINIREITQRGRFWENGEWKETDPLSVREDLDYQNIGVRASYLMFHEELESLVKHFPTLKRARFWMTFGDAYLNHLRVLEGIGMTSIEPVEFQGQKIVPLEFLKAVLPNPGSLAEGYTGMTCIGTYITGVKDGKEKTIFIYNNCDHAKCYEEVGAQAVSYTTGVPAMIGAALMLNGTWKEPGVFNMEQFDPDPFMDMLNKHGLPWHVIECDASPFKQ; this is translated from the coding sequence ATGTCTCGAGTTTTAATTATTGGTGCTGGCGGCGTTGCCGCTGTAACCGTTAAAAAATGTGCCCGCCTACCAGAACATTTTGACGAAATATATCTGGCCAGCCGTACCGTTTCTAAATGTGAAGCATTACAAAAAGAAGTTGGTGCTGATCGCGTTAAAGCAGTTTTTGCAGTCGATGCTGATAATGCCAGTGAAGTAGAAGCACTTATAAATAAGGTAAAGCCAGACCTGGTGATAAACCTTGCGTTACCTTATCAGGATTTACCCATTATGGACGCCTGCTTGGCGGCCAACGTTGATTATCTTGATACTGCCAATTACGAGCCCAAAGACGTTGCTAAGTTTGAATATTCCTGGCAGTGGGCCTATCAAGATAAATTTCAAAAGCAAGGGTTAATGGCGTTGCTGGGTAGTGGCTTTGATCCCGGCGTCACTAACGTTTACACCGCTTACGCTGCTAAGCATTATTTTGACGAAATTCATTATCTGGATATCGTCGATTGTAACGGCGGAGACCACGGTCAGGCTTTTGCTACTAACTTCAACCCGGAAATCAATATTCGCGAGATTACTCAGCGAGGCCGGTTTTGGGAAAATGGCGAGTGGAAAGAAACCGATCCTTTAAGCGTGCGAGAAGATCTGGATTATCAAAATATTGGTGTTCGCGCTTCGTATCTGATGTTCCATGAAGAACTGGAATCGCTGGTTAAGCACTTCCCTACCTTGAAACGAGCGCGCTTTTGGATGACCTTCGGCGATGCATATCTGAATCACCTGCGCGTGCTTGAAGGTATCGGTATGACAAGTATCGAACCTGTTGAATTTCAAGGGCAGAAAATTGTACCTCTGGAATTCTTAAAAGCCGTATTACCTAATCCAGGCTCTTTGGCGGAAGGTTATACAGGCATGACGTGCATCGGCACCTACATTACTGGCGTCAAAGACGGTAAAGAAAAGACTATCTTCATTTACAACAATTGTGACCACGCCAAGTGTTATGAAGAAGTCGGCGCTCAGGCTGTTTCTTATACTACTGGCGTGCCAGCAATGATTGGGGCAGCGCTAATGTTGAATGGCACTTGGAAAGAGCCTGGCGTATTCAACATGGAACAGTTTGATCCAGATCCATTTATGGATATGCTGAACAAGCACGGCCTGCCTTGGCATGTAATTGAGTGCGACGCATCGCCTTTTAAGCAATAA